One Chryseobacterium wanjuense genomic region harbors:
- a CDS encoding RNA polymerase sigma factor encodes MISLEQEFLEKIEKHKGIIFKISKMYMDEKDDRDDLFQEITYQIWKAYPNFKGHSEFSTWMYRIALNTAIIFLKNEKKRSFIKNEDFSEYKITQDEFDHEKEEKLNAMYGAIHQLNPIDKAFIFYYLENFSGKEIAEQMGISEGNVRVKMNRAKNKLKDILNSK; translated from the coding sequence ATGATCTCATTAGAACAGGAATTTTTAGAAAAAATTGAAAAACATAAAGGAATCATTTTCAAGATTTCTAAAATGTATATGGACGAAAAGGACGACCGCGACGATCTTTTTCAGGAGATCACGTATCAGATATGGAAAGCGTATCCAAATTTTAAAGGACACAGCGAATTTTCAACATGGATGTATAGAATAGCGCTGAATACAGCCATTATTTTCCTTAAAAATGAAAAGAAAAGAAGTTTTATAAAAAATGAAGACTTCTCTGAATATAAAATCACCCAGGACGAATTTGATCATGAAAAAGAAGAAAAACTGAATGCAATGTATGGAGCCATTCATCAGTTAAACCCAATTGATAAGGCGTTTATTTTTTATTACCTCGAAAATTTTTCAGGAAAGGAAATTGCCGAACAGATGGGAATCTCCGAAGGAAATGTACGGGTAAAAATGAACCGTGCCAAAAATAAGCTGAAAGATATCTTAAACTCAAAATAG